The genome window GCAAATATATCCATTCCTTGATTGACCCAAGAATATGGCAGAACAAAATCCAGCGCGATTGCTATAAAACAAAGGAAAAACATATAACCCAATATTCGATCCATCAATGGAAAATATTTTTTCATATTGAGGACATATCGTATCAAGGGAAATACGGTTAGCAAAGATAGAATATAAATCGTATTGTGGAGATTCATCTGCACATAGGTCGACTCAGGGAATAGATATAAACCTAGATATCCATTCATCGCAAGTTGGAAAAGAAAACTTGCAAAACTAAGATAGATAACATAATAAAGATAACCTCTATCCCGCAAGCTCACATAGAGAAATAAATTATAGAATAGCATTACGATGATTGCTCCAAAAAACAATCCTTGAAGCATTTGCTCACTGGTCACCGACTCATAGAATCCACGTTTAGTCCAGAGATTCACAGGAACTGACATTGATGATCTTGTCTCAACTCTGAGTATAAAACTTCGAATGGAACTTGGAGGAATGGTTAGCGTGAAAGCTGATCCGCGATAAGGAATTTCTTTATCAATGGATCGAATGATTCTTCCTGATTTCTTCTCAACCAAACCTTCATCCGTGTTGTAATATAAATTTATCTGATCCAAAAGTGGATACCGAATTTTGACTATATACTCTTGAGTCTCTTCTGATGAATTGTGGATTCTCCAACGAAACCAATAAGCTGATGATGTTGATCCGTAGTTTGGAATTCTACCATCAGAAATTATGAATCCGTTGAGTGGTAATTCTTGCAGTAGATCTTGAGGTTTGTACTTTTGCTTACGATCTTCTATGATGGTAAAGTACGGAGATAGTTCCATCCCATCTTCAATATCTGTTGATTCAATGATACGAGGATTCTGACCGTCCGCAAAAATCGAAGTAGAACATATTCCATTTAGTATATAACACAGAAGAATAATCTTATTAAGATGATTTTTTGCAATTATCACAAATGGCTCCGGATTCAGAATCGGATCATTAGACGATATTTAATAGGAGTTTAGGGAAAAATAATGTAAGCTCTGAGAGCGAATGCTCTCAGAAAATTTAGAAGTTTTTTTGAATTATTTTAGAAGTAAAAAATCAATTAAGCTACTAATGTAATTCCAGCGAGCTCACGCAATTCTTCGTATGCTCTCTCTTTCTCAACTACTTTAGTTTTATTGACAGACTTACGGATGATTACGTCCCATTGTTTCTCAGGATGATCATCTTTCATATCTTCTAATAATTCCAGAATATCAACGTCTTCCGCAGTATTGAAAATCTCAACCGTGTCATAGCGAAAAAGTGCGAACAAAGCATCAATGTAGCCGCCTACACTCAGTACTTCTCTCTCACCTTTCTCCAGAGCTTTGGATTTTTTCTCCATTCTACGGAGCTCTCGTTCTCTACGTTCTAGTTCTGTTCGTTTCATGGATTTGTCCCCCCGAATTGGGTTCTCTTACCATTTTTTAAAAAAAGCCAATTTTGCAAAGCAAAATATGATTGATAGCCCACCTTCAAAACCCGGAATGGAATTGTGAGATCAGGGCTTTTTCAAATTCAAACAGGATTGTTAAGTTTATGTCTCCTATTTCAATGTCTGGTCTTCTCTAGTGGTCTCTTTGGTTTTATTCTGTCCGAAGGTGCCAAAATTTGCCAATGCAACCATTCTTCTAAGAAAGAAAAACACGTCTCTGCAGAAGATGAAATCTTCGCAAGTAAACCAGTGATTGGTGATAAGGCAATCAATCGCCAGACAATTTCGTCTAACAAATCCATGACGGCACCACACAGCGTCCAGAAATCACAGAAGTTGAATGTTTTGGAATCCGATTCGCTTCCAAGTTGCCATGATTCGAAGGCTGGTGAAGCCCATCTCTGCAATTGCAAAAAATCAGAGAAGACTGCGCAAATGTTGTTATCCCATAGGCAAACTTTCTTTATTCATAGATTATCGGAATTCTTTAATCCAAAAATAGATTCAATTTATACTTATTCTTTTTTCTTAATTTCTAAAATGGATGGTTATGCTCTCAGCATTTTCAAGCCTCCACGCATCAGTTAACAAAAGAATTGTAATATTTAGGAATTTTTTTCTAACTTATCACAATCTCTGATTCCCGATTTTTGAATATTTTTGGTTCAATCAATCTGAGACATTCTAATCGGGAAGACTATCCAAATTTCTAAACATTTACGCATTAGAAGCGTTCGAATTGAGTTCAGATCCGGTCATTTCTTAGCTATTAGGACATCTTAATTGGTATGAGATGGATTCTCTTGAATTTCAGTTCTTTTTATTCAATTAATATATGAGGTTATTATAATATGATTTTATCCAAAAAATATTTGATTCTAGCATTGGTTGCTTTGATTTCCATGCTGAACCTAACGAGTTGTGACACCGAAAATTCGAAAAATGATGACGATACCCTGTTTTTGGGACTGGCTGCCCTTGCCACTGCACCACAATCCGTTAATTTGGAATTTGATGTTACAGCGAACGGAACAGCTTTTGAATCCAATAAAGCGATCACTGTGAACGGTGTATCAAATGTTGTGTTTCGCGATTTTCGATTCTATGTATCGGAAGTAAAATTTC of Leptospira sp. GIMC2001 contains these proteins:
- a CDS encoding LIC_11090 family protein, whose amino-acid sequence is MRSGLFQIQTGLLSLCLLFQCLVFSSGLFGFILSEGAKICQCNHSSKKEKHVSAEDEIFASKPVIGDKAINRQTISSNKSMTAPHSVQKSQKLNVLESDSLPSCHDSKAGEAHLCNCKKSEKTAQMLLSHRQTFFIHRLSEFFNPKIDSIYTYSFFLISKMDGYALSIFKPPRIS
- a CDS encoding LB_289 family protein; the encoded protein is MKRTELERRERELRRMEKKSKALEKGEREVLSVGGYIDALFALFRYDTVEIFNTAEDVDILELLEDMKDDHPEKQWDVIIRKSVNKTKVVEKERAYEELRELAGITLVA